In Flavobacterium luteolum, the DNA window AATTAAAAAAGAAGAAAAACCACACACCATCAACCCAACCACTTCATTTTTAATTTTGCTAAAAGATATTTTTTGAAAGCCATAAAATCATCGCCATGCTCATGCTTTCGCCCATAGAAGATCGAATCGTATTCAATGCTTTTGTAATATGGTTTTCGACTGTTTTTGTAGAAATATTAAGTCGTTCGGCAATTTCTTTATGACTCAGCTGTTCTTCACGACTCAGCTTATAAACGGCCTGGCATTTTTCTGGAAGCGATTCGATAATTAAATTCAGCTGTTGCACCAATTCGTTGTGCATTAATTGTGTTTCTGGAGTTGTAGATAAGAAACGTTTTTCTAAATCATCAAAAAGTTCAACATGAACTTTGTCTTTATTTTTTCTCAAATGATTAAAAACCTGATATCTCGCGCAAGCATACATATATCCTTTTAGCGAAATATGAATTTCGATTTTCTCGCGATTATACCAGATATTCATGAAAATATCCTGAATGATATCTTCGCACAATTCTTTGTCTTTAATCACATTATAAGCCGACATAAAAAGTGCCTGCCAAAATTTATTATACAATTCTGTCAATGCCGATTCATCGCCGTCGCGAAGACGATCGATTAAAATCTGATCCTGATTTAAGATGGAATTTGGCAATGATGGCAGTTTATGAAGATTGAATAATTCGCAACAAACTTAATAAATTCCGTTAATAATCCTAATTTGTTCTCGACAACACCTTTTTATCTTTGCAATAAACCTTAATTCCATAGTCGGCATAACTTTGTGTATTTTTCAATTCTAAGTGCCAAACCGCTTTATTTTTTAAGCTTAAGCAAGATTCGTGATTAAAATAAAATGAATTTTTTAAAATATCAGATTTAAATCGCTGTTACGTTAAAATTGTATTGTTATTAAATTTCAAAAAAATGACGTAGCCAATTTCTTTAAATCTAAAATTGTTTTTTTTATACTTTCTTTTTTAACTCAAAATTTCCTAAATAAAAAAGAACCATAAAATTAGAAACGGATAAAAGCAGATTCGCTATCGCGAAAACGCGGAAAAAAACTGATTTAAAAAAATCTGCGTTAATCTGCGTTTTCGCGATAGCGAATCTGCTTTATCTGCGTTCAAATCTAGTTTCCTTTAAAAAATAATTCTTTCTGATTAATAATAAATATTCAAGAGAATATTTGACTTCGAAGTATCAATTATTTTTTCAAGTCTTTTAAAAAATGTTTCACTTACCATGGGACAACCGTGGCTAAGAGCAATGTAATGATCCTGCTCACCTTCTGGCACTGCTGAATACGAATGCAATACAATCATTCTTTTAATAGCATTATTATTCGTTGGATCCAATCCTTTTAAAACATATGCTTTACCAAAGATACCTCTATACGCTTTGCAAATAGCATAACGTCCAAGTGAAGTGCAATTTGAATTGGGTTCGTTGCTAAATTTAA includes these proteins:
- a CDS encoding murein L,D-transpeptidase catalytic domain-containing protein, whose translation is MKIVNLLFLLTMCFWGNLEPKEKKTLIDMDEERFNQQIENVKKMSASVAYNSKIAFFIDMKIKSGKNRFFVYDLVNNTVIDEGLVANGSGSETCIKGELKFSNEPNSNCTSLGRYAICKAYRGIFGKAYVLKGLDPTNNNAIKRMIVLHSYSAVPEGEQDHYIALSHGCPMVSETFFKRLEKIIDTSKSNILLNIYY
- a CDS encoding RNA polymerase sigma factor, whose product is MPNSILNQDQILIDRLRDGDESALTELYNKFWQALFMSAYNVIKDKELCEDIIQDIFMNIWYNREKIEIHISLKGYMYACARYQVFNHLRKNKDKVHVELFDDLEKRFLSTTPETQLMHNELVQQLNLIIESLPEKCQAVYKLSREEQLSHKEIAERLNISTKTVENHITKALNTIRSSMGESMSMAMILWLSKNIF